From the Serratia nematodiphila DZ0503SBS1 genome, one window contains:
- the pflA gene encoding pyruvate formate lyase 1-activating protein, protein MSVTGRIHSFESCGTVDGPGIRFIVFFQGCLMRCLYCHNRDTWDTHGGKEVTVEELMKDAVAYRHFMNASGGGVTASGGEAILQAEFVRDWFRACHAEGINTCLDTNGFVRRYDPVIDELLDTTDLVMLDLKQMNDEIHQNLVGVSNHRTLEFARYLAKRNQRTWIRYVVVPGWSDDDKSAHLLGEFTKDMTNIEKIELLPYHELGKHKWVAMGEEYKLDGVHPPKAETMDRVKGILESYGHKVIY, encoded by the coding sequence ATGTCAGTAACTGGTCGCATCCACTCCTTCGAATCCTGCGGCACCGTCGACGGGCCAGGGATCCGCTTTATCGTCTTCTTCCAGGGCTGCCTGATGCGCTGCCTCTATTGCCATAACCGCGACACCTGGGATACCCACGGCGGCAAAGAAGTGACCGTCGAAGAGCTGATGAAAGACGCGGTGGCCTACCGCCACTTCATGAATGCCTCTGGCGGCGGCGTGACCGCATCCGGCGGCGAAGCGATCCTGCAGGCTGAATTCGTGCGCGACTGGTTCCGCGCCTGCCATGCCGAAGGCATCAATACCTGCCTGGATACCAACGGCTTCGTGCGCCGCTACGATCCGGTGATCGACGAGCTGCTGGACACCACCGATCTGGTGATGCTGGACCTGAAACAGATGAACGATGAGATCCATCAGAATCTGGTCGGCGTCTCCAACCACCGCACGCTGGAATTCGCCCGCTACCTGGCGAAACGCAACCAGCGCACCTGGATCCGCTACGTGGTGGTGCCGGGTTGGTCAGACGACGATAAGTCGGCACATCTGTTGGGCGAGTTCACCAAAGACATGACCAACATCGAGAAAATCGAGCTGCTGCCCTACCACGAGCTGGGCAAACACAAATGGGTGGCGATGGGGGAAGAGTACAAGCTGGACGGCGTACATCCGCCGAAGGCCGAGACCATGGATCGCGTCAAAGGCATCCTGGAAAGCTACGGCCACAAAGTCATTTACTGA
- a CDS encoding MFS transporter: MSAYSRPVLLLLCGLLLLTVSIAVLNTLVPLWLTHAQLSTWQVGMVSSSYFSGNLLGTLVAGKLIQRVGFTRSYHLSCLLFAAATAGMVLSIDFWSWLGWRFFAGVGCAWIWVIVESALLRSGNLSNRGQLLAAYMIVYYLGTVTGQLLLSMTSTELLHVVPWVTAIVISAMLPMLFARVNRHEDEPQQAAVWTMLRRRSARLGINGCIISGIVLGSLYGLMPLYLSHQGMSDANVGYWMALLVSSGIVGQWPVGRLADRYGRLLVLRIQVFVVILASVAMLGNYAMAPSLFILGCAGFTLYPVAMSWACEKALPHELVAMNQALLMSYTIGSLLGPSMTALLMQNYSDRVLFVMIAAVALVYLLMLLKKQKPDHHHTPFAAA, translated from the coding sequence ATGTCCGCTTACTCCCGCCCAGTGCTCCTGTTGCTCTGCGGCCTGTTGTTGCTCACGGTATCCATTGCCGTTTTGAATACGTTAGTGCCTCTTTGGTTAACCCATGCTCAGCTGTCGACCTGGCAAGTGGGAATGGTCAGCTCCTCTTATTTCAGCGGCAACCTGTTGGGCACGTTGGTGGCGGGCAAACTGATCCAGCGCGTCGGCTTCACCCGCAGCTACCATCTCTCCTGTTTGTTGTTCGCCGCCGCGACCGCCGGCATGGTGCTGTCGATCGATTTCTGGAGCTGGCTGGGCTGGCGCTTCTTCGCCGGCGTCGGTTGCGCCTGGATCTGGGTGATTGTGGAAAGCGCGCTGCTGCGCAGCGGTAATCTCAGCAACCGCGGCCAACTGCTGGCGGCCTATATGATTGTCTATTACCTCGGTACGGTGACCGGCCAGTTACTGTTGAGCATGACCTCGACCGAATTGCTGCACGTGGTGCCGTGGGTGACCGCCATCGTAATCAGCGCCATGCTGCCGATGCTGTTCGCGCGGGTCAACCGCCATGAAGACGAGCCGCAGCAGGCGGCGGTGTGGACAATGTTGAGGCGCCGCAGCGCGCGCCTCGGCATCAACGGCTGCATCATCTCCGGCATCGTGCTCGGTTCGCTGTACGGCCTGATGCCGCTGTACCTCTCTCATCAAGGCATGAGCGACGCCAACGTCGGCTACTGGATGGCGCTGCTGGTCAGCTCCGGCATCGTCGGCCAATGGCCGGTTGGTCGCCTGGCCGATCGTTACGGGCGTCTGCTGGTGCTGCGCATTCAGGTGTTCGTAGTGATCCTCGCCAGCGTGGCGATGCTCGGCAACTACGCCATGGCGCCTTCGCTGTTCATCCTCGGTTGCGCCGGCTTTACCCTGTACCCGGTGGCGATGTCCTGGGCCTGCGAGAAGGCGCTGCCGCACGAGCTGGTGGCGATGAACCAGGCGCTGCTGATGAGTTACACCATAGGCAGCCTGCTGGGCCCGTCGATGACGGCGCTGCTGATGCAAAACTACTCCGATCGCGTGCTGTTCGTGATGATCGCCGCCGTGGCGCTGGTTTACCTGCTGATGCTGCTGAAGAAGCAGAAGCCGGATCACCATCACACGCCGTTCGCCGCCGCCTGA
- a CDS encoding DUF1801 domain-containing protein produces the protein MSQANNAAVETLLADIGSTHGELLEIVQQVRRVAAASGSGVTESVKYGGIMFSHTQFFCGVFAYRNHVTVEFGQGHRLEDRYHQLEGSGQYRRHIKLHSPDEVKSKHLADYIKQAYTLAKG, from the coding sequence ATGAGTCAGGCAAATAATGCGGCGGTCGAGACCTTGCTGGCGGACATCGGCAGCACGCACGGCGAGCTGCTGGAGATCGTACAACAGGTGCGCCGGGTCGCCGCGGCGAGCGGCAGCGGCGTCACCGAATCGGTCAAATACGGCGGCATCATGTTCTCGCATACTCAATTTTTCTGCGGCGTTTTCGCCTACCGCAATCACGTCACGGTGGAATTCGGCCAAGGGCACCGACTGGAAGATCGTTATCACCAGCTCGAGGGCAGCGGCCAGTATCGGCGGCACATCAAGCTTCACTCGCCCGACGAGGTTAAAAGCAAGCATCTGGCCGACTACATTAAACAGGCTTATACGCTGGCGAAAGGCTGA
- the serS gene encoding serine--tRNA ligase, which translates to MLDPNLLRNELDAVAVKLARRGFKLDLDLLRSQEERRKVLQVETETLQAERNSRSKSIGAAKARGEDIEPLRREVNELGDKLDAAKAALDALQSEIRDYALTLPNLPDDAVPDGKDDSENLEVTRWGEPRQYDFAVRDHVDLGEMAGGLDFAAAVKLTGSRFVVMKGQIARMHRALSQFMLDLHTEQHGYLEAYVPYLVNHATLYGTGQLPKFGEDLFHTRPLEEEADSSNYALIPTAEVPLTNLVRDEIVEEESLPLKMTAHTPCFRAEAGSYGRDTRGLIRMHQFDKVEMVQIVRPEDSMDALEELTGHAEKVLQLLNLPYRKVLLCTGDMGFGACKTYDLEVWLPAQNTYREISSCSNMWDFQARRMQARCRSKADKKPRLVHTLNGSGLAVGRTLVAVLENYQQADGRIQVPEVLRPYMGGLEYIG; encoded by the coding sequence ATGCTCGATCCCAATCTGCTGCGTAATGAGCTAGACGCAGTCGCCGTCAAACTGGCTCGCCGAGGCTTTAAACTCGATCTGGATCTGCTGCGTTCGCAGGAAGAACGCCGCAAAGTTCTGCAGGTAGAAACTGAAACGCTGCAAGCGGAACGCAACTCCCGATCGAAATCCATCGGCGCGGCCAAAGCGCGTGGGGAAGACATCGAGCCGCTGCGTCGCGAAGTGAACGAGCTGGGTGACAAGCTGGATGCCGCCAAGGCGGCGCTGGATGCGCTGCAGAGCGAGATCCGCGATTACGCTCTGACGCTGCCTAACCTGCCGGACGACGCGGTGCCGGATGGTAAAGACGACAGCGAAAACCTGGAAGTCACCCGCTGGGGCGAACCGCGCCAGTACGACTTCGCGGTGCGCGATCATGTCGATCTGGGCGAAATGGCCGGCGGGCTGGATTTTGCCGCCGCGGTTAAGCTGACCGGTTCACGCTTCGTGGTGATGAAAGGGCAAATCGCCCGCATGCACCGCGCGCTGTCCCAGTTCATGCTGGATCTGCACACCGAGCAGCATGGCTATCTGGAGGCCTACGTGCCTTATCTGGTCAACCACGCCACGCTGTATGGCACCGGCCAACTGCCGAAGTTCGGCGAAGATCTGTTCCATACCCGCCCGCTGGAAGAAGAAGCCGACAGCAGCAACTACGCGTTGATCCCAACGGCGGAAGTGCCGCTGACCAACCTGGTGCGCGACGAGATCGTGGAAGAGGAATCTCTGCCGCTGAAGATGACCGCACACACGCCATGCTTCCGTGCGGAAGCCGGTTCTTACGGCCGCGACACCCGTGGTTTGATCCGCATGCACCAGTTCGACAAGGTTGAAATGGTGCAGATCGTCCGTCCGGAAGATTCGATGGATGCCCTGGAAGAGCTGACCGGCCACGCGGAAAAAGTGCTGCAGCTGCTGAACCTGCCTTACCGCAAGGTGCTGCTGTGCACCGGCGACATGGGCTTTGGCGCCTGCAAGACTTACGATCTGGAAGTGTGGCTGCCGGCGCAGAACACCTACCGCGAGATCTCGTCCTGCTCCAACATGTGGGACTTCCAGGCGCGCCGCATGCAGGCTCGCTGCCGCAGCAAGGCCGACAAGAAACCGCGTCTGGTCCATACGCTGAACGGCTCCGGCCTGGCGGTTGGCCGTACCTTGGTGGCGGTGCTGGAGAACTACCAGCAGGCCGACGGCCGTATTCAGGTGCCTGAAGTGCTGCGCCCTTATATGGGTGGCCTGGAATATATCGGCTGA
- a CDS encoding replication-associated recombination protein A — MRPTTLAQYIGQQHLLAAGKPLPRAIEAGQLHSMILWGPPGTGKTTLAELIGRYGQADVERISAVTSGIKEIREAIERARQNRDAGRRTILFVDEVHRFNKSQQDAFLPHIEDGTITFIGATTENPSFELNSALLSRARVYLLKALTAEDIGQVLDQAMSDKARGFGDQNVELPAETRRLLSELVGGDARRALNSLEMMADMAEIDAKGVRVLTPQLLKEVSGERSARFDNKGDRYYDLISALHKSVRGSAPDAALYWYARIITAGGDPLYVARRLLAIASEDVGNADPRGMQVAIAAWDCFTRVGPAEGERAIAQAIVYLACAPKSNAVYTAFKAAMRDAKEQADYDVPEHLRNAPTKLMKEMGLGAEYRYAHDEPNAYAAGENYFPPEMAHTRYYQPTSRGLEGKIGEKLAWLAEQDQNSPTKRYR, encoded by the coding sequence ATGCGGCCGACCACGCTGGCGCAGTATATCGGCCAGCAACACCTGCTGGCCGCCGGCAAGCCGCTGCCGCGCGCCATTGAGGCCGGGCAACTGCACTCGATGATTTTATGGGGGCCGCCGGGCACCGGGAAGACGACGTTGGCAGAGCTGATCGGCCGTTATGGCCAGGCGGATGTCGAACGGATCTCCGCCGTGACCTCCGGCATCAAGGAGATCCGCGAGGCGATCGAACGGGCGCGGCAAAACCGCGACGCCGGCCGCCGCACCATCCTGTTCGTCGACGAAGTGCACCGCTTCAACAAAAGTCAGCAGGACGCTTTCCTGCCGCATATCGAAGACGGCACCATCACCTTTATCGGCGCCACCACCGAAAACCCGTCGTTCGAACTGAACTCGGCGCTGCTGTCCCGCGCCCGCGTGTATCTGCTTAAGGCGCTGACCGCCGAAGATATCGGCCAGGTGCTGGATCAGGCGATGAGCGACAAGGCGCGCGGCTTTGGCGATCAGAACGTCGAGCTGCCGGCGGAAACGCGCCGCCTGCTGTCGGAGTTGGTGGGCGGCGATGCGCGCCGGGCGTTGAACAGCCTGGAAATGATGGCGGACATGGCGGAGATCGACGCCAAAGGCGTGCGGGTGCTGACGCCGCAGCTGCTGAAAGAGGTGTCGGGCGAGCGCAGCGCGCGCTTCGACAACAAGGGCGACCGTTATTACGACCTGATTTCCGCGCTGCATAAATCGGTGCGCGGTTCGGCGCCGGACGCCGCGCTGTATTGGTATGCGCGCATCATTACCGCCGGCGGCGATCCGCTCTATGTGGCGCGCCGTCTGTTGGCGATCGCCTCTGAAGACGTGGGCAACGCCGATCCGCGCGGCATGCAGGTGGCGATCGCCGCCTGGGATTGCTTCACCCGCGTGGGGCCGGCGGAGGGCGAGCGCGCCATCGCGCAGGCGATTGTTTACCTGGCCTGCGCGCCGAAGAGCAACGCGGTTTACACCGCGTTCAAGGCCGCCATGCGTGACGCCAAAGAGCAGGCCGATTATGACGTGCCGGAGCATTTGCGCAACGCGCCGACCAAGCTGATGAAGGAAATGGGGCTGGGGGCGGAGTACCGTTACGCCCACGACGAACCCAACGCCTACGCCGCCGGTGAGAACTACTTCCCGCCCGAAATGGCCCATACGCGCTACTACCAACCGACCTCGCGCGGGCTGGAAGGGAAAATCGGCGAAAAGTTGGCATGGCTGGCTGAGCAGGATCAAAATAGCCCGACAAAACGCTACCGCTAG
- the lolA gene encoding outer membrane lipoprotein chaperone LolA gives MKKLLVACCLLSGFASTSVLADAAQDLQSRLAKVNSFHASFSQTVTSAEGAAVQQGEGELWVKRPNLFNWHMTSPDESVLVSDGQTLWFYNPFVEQVTATWLKNATGNTPFMLITRNNASDWKQYNVKQKGDDFELTPKSASGNLKQFAISVTNSGTIRSFAAVEQDGQRSAYTLKSQQNVAADPAKFKFTPPKGVTLDDQRQ, from the coding sequence ATGAAAAAACTGTTAGTTGCCTGCTGTCTGCTCTCGGGATTCGCTTCTACCTCCGTGCTGGCCGATGCCGCACAGGATCTGCAAAGTCGCCTGGCGAAGGTGAACAGTTTCCACGCCAGCTTCTCGCAAACCGTGACCAGCGCCGAAGGTGCCGCGGTGCAACAGGGTGAAGGCGAGCTGTGGGTGAAGCGGCCGAACCTGTTCAACTGGCACATGACCTCACCCGATGAGAGCGTGCTGGTCTCCGATGGCCAAACCCTGTGGTTTTACAACCCGTTCGTCGAGCAGGTGACGGCGACCTGGTTGAAGAACGCCACCGGCAATACGCCGTTTATGCTGATCACCCGCAATAATGCCAGCGACTGGAAACAGTACAACGTGAAGCAAAAGGGCGATGATTTCGAATTAACGCCAAAATCCGCCAGCGGCAACCTGAAGCAATTCGCCATCAGCGTGACCAACAGCGGCACCATTCGCAGCTTCGCCGCGGTGGAGCAGGATGGCCAGCGTAGTGCTTATACGCTGAAAAGCCAGCAGAACGTTGCCGCCGATCCGGCCAAATTCAAATTTACCCCGCCGAAGGGGGTGACGCTGGACGACCAGCGCCAGTGA
- a CDS encoding DNA translocase FtsK — translation MSQEYTEDKEVTLKRLSSGRRLLEAVLIVVAIFAVYLMAALVSFNPSDPSWSQTAWHEPIHNLGGGVGAWLADTLFFTFGVLAYAIPPIMLVLCWAAYRQRSNRDYIDYFALSLRLIGTLALVLTSCGLAALNVDDLYYFASGGVIGSLLSNAMLPWFNGIGATLALLCVWAAGLTLFTGWSWLVIAEKIGGAVLGVATVMTNRSRREERYFEDDERYVDDEPEQAEKGAAAAVAATAAGAAAADDDVLFSAPSVTESAKAAAEDAADPLLSGLRADDGELEAEAASIAPVASPAPAVKAEIHEPVAAPIATQAPSVTVAPAAPTSVNQHPVSAPAQDATPPLYSFEIPEETPAPKATRPVDPYQDDDEPRLGNWQEPAAPQPPARSPFDFTAAQRDSVDIGSSSGFSATGAKPQPDTAAAAAAAGAAAATFMPAFTATSDGNPQVKQGIGPELPRPNPVRIPTRRELASYGIKLPSQRAAEQEQRQTEVEPQQPAAVNPQEEEALQEAALRQAFAEQQSQRYGESYASEQQDDESALQEAELSKAFAEQQHQRYGEGYQQDDEEAQQEAALRQAFAEQQQARYGQQASAPQVPAASPIDTRNAFSFSPMADLVDDGPSEPMFTLSPQLEERIEQQSEQEDDVPFGQFEPVAPAAQPQQSHQPPQQYQQPQQQQHQQPSQQQYQQPQQQQYQQPSQQQYQQPQQPAQQQPQQAQAEQHPAMDSLIHPFLMRNDQPLQKPTTPLPTLDLLTEAPKEVEPVDSFALEQKARLVEASLADYRVKADVVDILPGPVITRFELDLAPGVKAARISNLSRDLARSLSTSAVRVVEVIPGKPYVGLELPNAKRQTVYLREVLDCPAFRDNPSPLSIVLGKDISGEPVVADLGKMPHLLVAGTTGSGKSVGVNAMILSILYKATPKEVRFIMIDPKMLELSVYEGIPHLLTDVVTDMKDAANALRWCVGEMERRYKLMSALGVRNLAGYNERVDQAEAMGRPIPDPFWKPTDSMDITPPVLEKEPYIVVMVDEFADLIMTVGKKVEELIARLAQKARAAGIHLVLATQRPSVDVITGLIKANIPTRIAFTVSSKIDSRTILDQGGAESLLGMGDMLYLAPNSSIPVRVHGAFVRDQEVHAVVKDWKARERPQYKEGILSGGEDGEGGAGGGMDGDEELDPLFDQAVDFVVDKRRASISGVQRQFRIGYNRAARIIEQMEAQGIVSEQGHNGNREVLAPPRHD, via the coding sequence TTGAGCCAGGAATATACAGAAGATAAAGAAGTTACCCTGAAAAGACTCAGCAGTGGCCGGCGTTTGCTGGAAGCTGTGCTTATCGTGGTAGCGATTTTTGCCGTTTACCTCATGGCTGCGTTGGTCAGTTTCAATCCGTCTGACCCAAGCTGGTCGCAGACCGCGTGGCATGAGCCGATTCACAATCTGGGCGGCGGTGTCGGGGCCTGGTTGGCCGATACGCTGTTCTTCACCTTCGGGGTGCTCGCCTACGCGATACCGCCGATCATGCTGGTCCTGTGCTGGGCGGCTTATCGCCAACGCAGCAACAGAGACTACATCGACTATTTCGCGCTTTCCCTGCGCCTGATCGGCACCCTGGCGTTAGTGCTCACCTCCTGCGGGCTGGCGGCGCTGAACGTCGACGATCTCTATTACTTCGCTTCCGGCGGCGTGATCGGCAGCCTGCTGAGCAACGCCATGTTGCCGTGGTTCAACGGCATCGGCGCTACGCTGGCGCTGCTGTGCGTATGGGCGGCGGGGTTGACGCTGTTTACCGGCTGGTCTTGGCTGGTGATCGCCGAGAAGATCGGCGGGGCGGTGCTGGGCGTCGCGACGGTGATGACCAATCGCTCACGTCGCGAAGAGCGCTATTTTGAGGATGACGAGCGTTACGTCGACGACGAGCCTGAGCAGGCAGAGAAGGGTGCCGCCGCAGCGGTTGCCGCGACCGCCGCCGGAGCCGCGGCCGCCGATGACGACGTGCTGTTCTCCGCGCCTTCGGTCACCGAAAGCGCCAAAGCGGCGGCAGAAGACGCCGCCGATCCGTTGCTCAGCGGCCTGCGCGCCGACGATGGCGAGCTTGAAGCAGAAGCCGCATCCATCGCGCCGGTGGCTTCGCCTGCACCGGCGGTGAAGGCTGAGATCCACGAGCCCGTTGCAGCGCCGATCGCCACACAGGCGCCGTCGGTAACGGTGGCGCCGGCCGCGCCGACCTCGGTCAATCAGCACCCGGTGAGCGCCCCGGCGCAAGACGCTACGCCGCCGCTGTATTCCTTCGAGATCCCGGAAGAAACGCCTGCGCCTAAGGCGACGCGTCCTGTCGATCCTTATCAGGATGACGATGAGCCGCGCCTCGGCAACTGGCAAGAGCCGGCCGCACCGCAGCCGCCGGCGCGTTCTCCCTTTGATTTTACCGCCGCACAGCGTGACAGCGTCGACATCGGCAGTTCGAGCGGTTTCAGCGCCACCGGCGCCAAACCGCAGCCGGATACGGCGGCAGCCGCTGCTGCTGCAGGTGCCGCGGCGGCGACCTTTATGCCGGCCTTTACGGCGACCAGCGACGGCAATCCGCAGGTTAAGCAGGGCATCGGCCCTGAACTGCCGCGGCCGAATCCGGTGCGCATCCCGACCCGTCGCGAACTGGCTTCCTACGGCATCAAGCTGCCTTCGCAGCGTGCGGCCGAACAGGAGCAGCGCCAGACAGAGGTAGAGCCTCAGCAGCCGGCGGCGGTGAACCCGCAGGAAGAAGAGGCGCTACAGGAAGCCGCGCTGCGTCAGGCGTTTGCCGAGCAGCAAAGCCAGCGCTATGGCGAAAGCTACGCGTCTGAGCAACAAGATGACGAGAGCGCATTGCAGGAAGCCGAGCTGAGCAAGGCGTTTGCCGAGCAGCAGCACCAACGCTACGGCGAAGGCTATCAACAGGACGACGAAGAGGCGCAGCAAGAGGCCGCGCTGCGCCAGGCGTTTGCCGAGCAGCAGCAGGCGCGCTACGGCCAGCAAGCATCTGCTCCGCAGGTGCCGGCCGCCAGCCCGATCGATACCCGCAATGCTTTCAGCTTCTCGCCGATGGCGGATCTGGTGGACGATGGCCCGAGCGAGCCGATGTTCACGCTGTCCCCGCAGCTTGAAGAGCGCATTGAACAGCAAAGCGAGCAAGAGGACGATGTGCCATTCGGTCAGTTTGAGCCTGTGGCACCTGCGGCTCAACCTCAGCAATCGCATCAGCCGCCTCAACAATACCAACAGCCGCAGCAACAGCAGCATCAACAGCCGTCGCAGCAGCAATATCAGCAGCCGCAGCAACAGCAGTATCAACAGCCGTCGCAGCAGCAATATCAGCAGCCGCAGCAACCGGCGCAGCAGCAGCCTCAGCAAGCTCAGGCAGAGCAACATCCTGCGATGGACAGCCTGATTCACCCGTTCCTGATGCGCAACGATCAGCCGCTGCAGAAGCCGACCACGCCGCTGCCGACGCTGGATCTGTTGACCGAAGCGCCGAAAGAGGTGGAGCCGGTCGATTCCTTCGCGCTGGAACAGAAGGCGCGCCTGGTGGAGGCCAGCCTGGCCGATTACCGCGTGAAAGCCGACGTGGTGGACATCCTGCCGGGGCCGGTCATCACCCGCTTCGAGCTGGATCTGGCGCCGGGCGTTAAAGCGGCGCGCATTTCCAACCTGTCGCGCGATCTGGCGCGCTCGCTGTCGACTTCGGCGGTGCGCGTGGTGGAAGTGATCCCCGGCAAGCCTTATGTCGGTCTGGAGCTGCCGAACGCCAAACGGCAAACGGTGTATCTGCGTGAAGTGCTGGATTGCCCGGCTTTCCGTGACAATCCGTCGCCGCTGTCCATCGTATTGGGTAAAGACATCTCCGGCGAACCGGTCGTGGCCGATCTGGGCAAAATGCCGCACTTGCTGGTCGCCGGTACCACTGGTTCCGGTAAGTCGGTCGGGGTCAACGCCATGATCCTGAGCATCTTGTATAAGGCCACGCCGAAAGAAGTGCGCTTTATCATGATCGACCCGAAAATGCTGGAACTGTCGGTTTACGAAGGCATTCCACACCTGTTGACCGACGTGGTCACCGACATGAAAGACGCCGCCAACGCGCTGCGCTGGTGCGTGGGTGAAATGGAACGCCGCTACAAGCTGATGTCTGCCCTGGGCGTGCGTAACCTGGCTGGCTACAACGAGCGCGTCGATCAGGCCGAAGCGATGGGGCGTCCGATCCCGGATCCATTCTGGAAGCCGACCGACAGCATGGACATCACGCCGCCGGTGCTGGAGAAAGAGCCGTACATCGTGGTGATGGTCGACGAATTCGCCGATCTGATCATGACGGTGGGCAAGAAGGTCGAAGAGTTGATCGCTCGCCTGGCGCAGAAAGCGCGTGCGGCGGGTATCCACCTGGTGCTGGCGACCCAGCGTCCGTCGGTGGATGTGATCACGGGTCTTATCAAGGCCAACATCCCGACGCGTATCGCCTTTACCGTGTCGAGCAAGATCGACTCTCGCACCATCCTCGATCAGGGGGGCGCCGAGTCCTTGCTGGGCATGGGGGACATGCTTTATCTGGCGCCGAACTCCTCAATCCCGGTGCGCGTACATGGCGCATTCGTGCGCGATCAGGAAGTGCATGCGGTGGTCAAGGATTGGAAAGCGCGCGAGCGGCCCCAATATAAAGAGGGCATTCTCAGCGGCGGTGAAGACGGCGAGGGCGGTGCCGGCGGCGGCATGGACGGTGACGAAGAGCTGGATCCGCTGTTTGACCAGGCGGTGGATTTCGTGGTGGATAAACGCCGCGCCTCCATCTCCGGCGTACAGCGCCAGTTCCGTATCGGCTACAACCGCGCGGCGCGCATCATCGAACAGATGGAGGCGCAGGGTATCGTCAGTGAGCAGGGGCATAACGGCAACCGCGAGGTGCTGGCGCCGCCGCGGCACGATTGA
- the lrp gene encoding leucine-responsive transcriptional regulator Lrp, whose amino-acid sequence MADNKKRPGKDLDRIDRNILNELQKDGRISNVELSKRVGLSPTPCLERVRRLERQGFIHGYTALLNPHYLDASLLVFVEITLNRGAPDVFEQFNSAVQKLEEIQECHLVSGDFDYLLKTRVPDMSAYRKLLGETLLRLPGVNDTRTYVVMEEVKQSNRLVIKTR is encoded by the coding sequence ATGGCAGACAACAAGAAACGCCCGGGTAAAGATCTTGACCGTATCGACCGCAACATCCTGAATGAGCTGCAGAAGGATGGGCGTATTTCGAACGTCGAGCTTTCGAAGCGCGTGGGGTTATCCCCGACACCATGTTTGGAACGCGTGCGCCGTCTCGAGCGCCAGGGTTTCATTCATGGCTATACCGCATTGCTTAACCCGCATTATCTGGATGCGTCCCTGCTGGTTTTCGTGGAGATCACGCTGAACCGCGGCGCGCCGGATGTGTTTGAGCAATTCAACTCGGCAGTGCAGAAGCTTGAAGAGATTCAGGAGTGTCATCTGGTTTCCGGCGATTTCGACTACCTGTTGAAAACCCGCGTACCGGACATGTCGGCTTACCGCAAATTGCTGGGCGAAACCTTGCTGCGTTTGCCGGGGGTTAACGACACCCGTACCTACGTAGTGATGGAAGAAGTGAAACAGAGTAACCGTCTGGTTATCAAAACACGGTAA
- the trxB gene encoding thioredoxin-disulfide reductase codes for MGTAKHSKLLILGSGPAGYTAAVYAARANLNPVLITGLEQGGQLTTTTEVENWPGDAEDLTGPALMERMREHAEKFQTEIVFDHINSVDLQQRPFRLFGDSGEYSCDALIIATGASARYLGLPSEDAFKGKGVSACATCDGFFYRNQKVAVVGGGNTAVEEALYLSNIAAEVHLIHRRDSFRSEKILIDRLMEKVKSGNIVLHTDHTLDEVLGDEMGVTGVRIRSTKAENETRELELAGVFIAIGHSPNTGIFGGQLELENGYIKVQSGIHGNATQTTIPGVFAAGDVMDHVYRQAITSAGTGCMAALDAERYLDGIAGAEVC; via the coding sequence ATGGGCACGGCTAAACATAGCAAATTACTGATTCTGGGCTCCGGCCCGGCCGGTTACACCGCCGCCGTCTACGCGGCGCGAGCCAACCTGAATCCGGTGCTGATCACCGGTCTGGAGCAAGGCGGCCAGCTGACCACCACCACCGAAGTGGAAAACTGGCCGGGCGACGCCGAAGACCTGACCGGCCCGGCGCTGATGGAGCGCATGCGCGAGCACGCGGAGAAGTTCCAGACTGAAATCGTCTTCGATCATATCAACAGCGTCGATCTGCAGCAGCGTCCGTTCCGCCTGTTCGGCGACAGCGGCGAATACAGCTGCGACGCGCTGATCATCGCGACCGGCGCCTCCGCCCGCTACCTTGGCCTGCCTTCCGAAGACGCCTTCAAGGGCAAAGGCGTTTCCGCCTGCGCGACCTGCGACGGTTTCTTCTACCGCAACCAGAAAGTCGCGGTGGTCGGCGGCGGCAACACCGCCGTTGAAGAAGCGCTGTACCTGTCCAACATCGCCGCCGAAGTTCACCTGATCCACCGTCGCGACAGCTTCCGCTCGGAGAAGATCCTGATCGACCGGCTGATGGAAAAAGTGAAAAGCGGCAACATCGTGCTGCACACCGACCATACGCTGGACGAAGTGCTGGGCGATGAAATGGGCGTGACCGGCGTGCGCATCCGCAGCACCAAAGCGGAAAACGAAACCCGTGAACTGGAACTGGCCGGCGTGTTCATCGCTATCGGCCACAGCCCGAACACCGGCATCTTCGGCGGCCAGCTGGAGCTGGAAAACGGCTACATCAAGGTACAGTCCGGCATTCACGGCAATGCGACCCAAACCACTATCCCCGGCGTCTTCGCCGCAGGCGACGTGATGGATCACGTCTACCGCCAGGCGATCACTTCCGCCGGCACCGGCTGTATGGCGGCGCTGGACGCAGAACGTTACCTGGACGGCATCGCCGGCGCAGAAGTCTGCTAA